The DNA window GTAGCAAAGTTCAACACATTAAAAAATTTGTTAGCACTTGCTGCCATGAATAATTGGAATATTCACCAATTAGACATCAACAATGCATTTCTTCATGGTGATCTCCATGAAGAAGTATACATGAAACTCCCACCGGGCTACAAAGCTCCACCAAATTCTGTTTATCTCTTAAAAAAGAGCATTTATGGCTTGAAACAAGCCTCTCGACATTGGTACTCCAAACTTAGTACCACCCTTCTCGAGGATGGCTTCCACCAATCCTTATATGATAATTCTCTCTTCATTAAGAGAACCAATACTATGCTCCTTCTTGTCCTCATCTACATTGATGACATTATTGTTGCAAGCAACAATGACAAGGCTATTGCCCACTTCAAAGTTTTCTTGGACaataaatttaaacttaaagaTATTGGCAGCCTTCGTTTCTTTTTTGGACTCGAAATTGCTCGAACAACAAAAGGCATATCCGTTTCTCAATCCCCTTTTACTCTTCAGCTCTTGAAAGATACAGGGCACTTAGGAGCGAAACCTGCCTCTTCTCCAATGGAGTATAATCTAAAACTTAGCAAAGATAAAGGGGCTCTCCTACCTAACCCCACTACTTACCGTAGCCTAATTGGTAAATTAATCTATCTTACCATAACTAGGCCGGACATCACCTATGCGGTAAACCACCTAAGCCAATTCCTCCAACAACCACGAGTACCTCACCTTCAAGCAACTAACAGAATCCTACAATACCTCAAAAGCACTCCTGGACAGGGACTATTTTTCCCTACAAATACCTCCCCAACCATTTCAGCATATGCTGAAACCAGCTTATCAGCATCCAATGTTCAAATTTCATTTTTTGCTGATGCCGATTGGGGCAGTTGTTAAGATACCAGGCGCTCTATTTCAGGATACTGTGTGTTCCTTGGCCAATCACTCGTCTCGTGGAAGTCCAAAAAACAGTAGGTTGTATCTCGGTCATCCGCTAAAGCCGAGTATCGTGCAATGGCAAATGCCACCTCCGAAGTAACATGGATCCTTGCTCTCCTCAAAGACATTGGCATCTCTCCCAAAGTTCCCGCCACATTATACTGTGACAACACTGCTGCAATGCACATTAGTGAGAATCTCGTCTACCATGAACGCACCAAACATGTGGAGATCGACTGCCACTTCATATGAGAAAAAGTTCAGCAAGGATCACTCAAGCTTCTTCATGTCTCTTCCCAATAGAATCTTGCCGACGTCTTTACAAAAGCTTTGCTACCTTCATCCTTCTCCAATATTGTGTCCAAGTTGGGTGTCATCAATATCTACACTCCAACTTTAGGGGGGctattaaattgtaattagctAAGTTAGTTAaaagtttttatttaataataagctACCAGattcctttctttttttcctttctctCTCGTGTGTAGCTTCTGGCTGGTGCTATGGCGAAAACCCGTGCGAGACAGGGGAAGCAGAAATCTGAGATCAAGAAACCTAAGAAGAGAGGCCCTACTTCCACGGCAGATGTGCGTAAAACTAAGACAATGGATGCAGTCCTAGGTATTGAGCCTATCGATTTCTCTAAAGGTGAAGATGAGGGCGAAGAAGAGAGGCTGAGATCGCAGAAGGATCTGGTTCAACCGGTTTTGTCCCCAAAGTCATCCCTGCAAGCGATACAGAGGCAGGAAGATGTTAGCAGGGATTTTGCATCCTTTTTGAGTGCAAACAAGCAATGTTCAGTCAGTGTGCGGCAAGGTAATTCTGTAACCCCTCCCATATTATGTTCTGGTTCTGTGGTGAGAAATCTAAAGTCATCTTTTATGCAATCTAAGAATGCTAGTAAAGTCAAGATCACTTTAGAAGATATTGAAGATGAGGTTCAGTTCTGGAAATCCTCTATAGTATGCTATGTTCTTGGGGCTAATCCCCCATTATCAGTCATTGAAGGTTTCATTAGGAGGATATGGAAGGATAAGGTTGATAGAGTAGGATCCCTGTCTTATGGTGTTTTTTTGGTGCGATTTGAATCGGTTGCAATTAGGGATGAAATATTGAATGGTGGATATGTTTTCTTTAACAATAGACCTATAGTGATGAAAGCTTGGGATCCGGATGTCAATTTCAAAAAGGAAGACATAAGATCAGTCCCAATTTGGGTTCAATTACCTGATCTTGAACTTAAATATTGGGGTGAGGGAGCTTTATTCAAAATTGTAGGGCAAGTGGCCACTCCTCTACAGGTGGATAATATGACAAAGGAAAGGCACAAATTGAGCTACCCGAGAGTCCTCATTGAAGTGTCAATACAGCAGGAAATTTCCCAATCGAGTATCCTTTGAAGATGAACAtggttttaatgtttttgctgAAATAAAATATGAGTGGAAGCCTCTTCAATGTAACCATTGCAAAGGCTTGGGCCATTCTACTGAAGATAGCAAAAAGAAGGAAGGGAAGCAGCAGCAACGGGTAGTCAAAAGCAAGGCTGTTGTTTCTGCTACTGATTTTGGTGctgaaaacaaaaataaaactgACAGTGATGGCTTTAAACAAGTAGGTAATGGCCTCAAAGTGAAGACTAATGTGGATGTTGGGACAACTCAAGTGGCTAATGCTTACCAGGTGTTAATTGACTGCAATGAGGATGGCCAAACTGAAGCAGAAGGGCAAAGGTCTGATTGTTATAATTCACATGGTACTGCTGGTTTTTCTAGAAAAAAATGGCTCGGCTGGTGCATACAATGAAAGGGGAATTATGATTGGCACCAACAATGTTGTAACAGTGGGGAAGACAAGATGAGGGGGAGATCCTCCTCTTGGAAATGGATAGAATTATATGTTGGAACGTCCGAGGGATCAATGACCATGGGAAGCAAAATCAAGTCAAAGGCAGGTTGCATGCTAAAAAGGCTGGTCTTGTTGGTCTCCTCGAAACGAGAGTAAAGGCGTCAAAGCTTGGGGTCTTGTACTTAAATATATTCAAAGGTTGGTGTTTTACCTCTAACATTGCTTGGCATGATGGAGGCCGAATAGTTGTAGCATGGAACCCCTCTAGTTTTTTGGTGAACATATTATCCATCTTCAAGTCTCCACTTTGGATGGTAAGTCTTTCTTTGCTACTTTTGTGTATGCTTTCAACGATATAGAGGGTAGGAACTATTATGGGATGATTTGCAAAGTTTGATCACCCTTgaacctgttggaaattattttaccaggatcttagatctactcacaagtatgtttattaacaccctaaatatgaacttcctaaaacgatgaaataaacacatataaagtttaggaaaccttacattgggtgcagcaaaataatatgagtccttccgttcagatatctagcccttgattcctttctgtagcagagcattatcaatatctgaacctggatctctttctctgaatctttgatgctgaaactccttttgctgaatgtctttcttcacgatcttcctcactatgattgaggtatcacttgctgtgtgtgggcactactcatacactaaggatttcgaaatattgaagaaggaagaagaaagagaaaggtcagccaaagatagggagagagaaggctaagttttttctgaatcagaagtgtaaaaatttaagtgtaattttcctgaagccttcactatctatttatagcattccactagggttaggtttgaattatttggcattaaaataatgaaaatatcagtttaaatttcctactaaagtggcaggccctatactagtggatttgggcctcactttttgcaattttgcagttttaccttttctgcacctgattttctcaaaaatgccaattttcaaattcaaccatttaaatgctaattctaactatttaataactataaataattattaaataatattgtcatttatcatatttattaattgaaccatacaaagtatcataattaacaaatatgcccctataactctttctttacaatttcgcccttacttagagaaaattcacaaatagacatagtctaatttgagaattataattgattaatcaaaaccaattacatgagtcttacaagcaatattatctcaactagtggggggaccatgggtctatataaccgagcttccaataagtagatcaagaatttagcactaaaattcactaacttattaattcttcgttgaatccacgcatagaacttagaattgcactctcagtatatagaatgctctatatgttccaccatatagacacatcattagttatccattgttataatcctaatgtgatcaatgatcttctatatgaatgatctacactgtaaagggattagattaccgtaacaccctacaatgtattttatccttaaaacacttgaccccgtataaatgatatttcagcttatgtgaaatgagtactccaccatttatgttcgtttggtcaagctcgaaggagatcatcctttgcttactattcgccagatagaagctatagattccatgtttatgctagcgctcccactcaattgcactaccgtgttcccaaaatgtacgtatcaccctgacctaaaagtaggcttaactaacaaatcaaagaacacgaatagcctttcaagattgagcctaatcataacaggattaagaacattcgatctaggatcaactaggcgatattgacttgaatagatattacggtaaatttaataaatctaagtcaaagttcaatatcggtcccttccgatgcatactccatgcatccaacctgagctctactttaaccaatgctctagaaagaacatagcacttctccaaatgcaagtaaactctgttgtagattatcatatcagtaaaaccctatgtctgataaatctaggaaactttattcacatagtcatgtttactttccaatgtgttgacggcacaataaacaggatcaagtatgtgaaaagggtttcagatgaattcatacattatgtacatataatcatgaaataaatcatgtgaaccatgcaacattaaatgttatttctgatctatattaataagtaaatctgattatattgaaatgagttttatttagggcataaaacccaatagaaCCATGGATGATTATGGGTGATTTTAATGATATTTTGTTCAAAGAGGAACGGATTGGGAAAAGAGTGAAATACACGGAGGCAACCGAGTTTATCAATTGTGTGGGAAGGTGTATGATTGAAGATGTTAAGTATAGTGGCGGTTACTATACTTGGAATAACAAGAGGCAAGGCAATGAGAGAATTTGCTCCAAAATAGATCGTGTTCTTGCCAATCAGAATTGGTTAGATAATTTCTCCTCTGCGGAAGTTATTTTTCCAGCTGAGGAATTATTTGATCACACTCCAGCTATAATCTCATTATCTCATGAAATACTTGGGGGAAAAAAACTTTTAAGTACTTCAAGATGTGGACTACTCATCCTCGCTATTCTAAGATTGTTTCTGGAGTTTGGAATCAAAGAATTGACGGTTCTAAGATGTTTCAAATTGTAACTAAGCTGAAGCTATTAAAGGGAGCTTTTAAAGAGCTTAATCGGCAGCATTTTTCTAACATACAAAATGCTACTGATGAAGCAAAGAAGGAGCTCCTTGAAACTCAGCTGAAATTACAATCTGATCCTCTTAATTCAGACCTCATTGCTACAGAAATTGCTGCTCGTATGAAATATGGGCAGCTCTTGAAGGGTCTCAACTCCTTTTTGCACCAAAAATCCAAGGTTTCTTGGATTAAAAATGGAGATGACAACACAGCCATCTTTCATGCTAGTATCAAGGAAAGGAGAAGGTCTAACAGTATTCTTTCCATTGAAGACCAACAAGGAGTACGAACTGATAAAGCAAATGAAATCTCAGCTGCTTTCCTTTCCTTTTATCAGCACCTGCTTGTCTCTAAAATGGAAGGTAGGAGGAAGGTTAACAGAGAAGTGATGATGCTGGGGCCTCTTGTAAGCAAAGAACAATCAGACTTGTTGCTGCAAGAATTTTCCAAAGAAGATGTCAAGAAAGCCATATTTGCAATCCCGGGAATCAAAGCACCAGGTCCAAATGGCTACACTAGTTGTTTTTTTTCAGGATAATTGAGACTTAATTGGAGAAGATATTAGCGAAGCGGTGTTGTCTCTTCTGCACACAGGTCAGATCCTCGAAAAAATCAATGCTACTGTTTTAACACTTATTCCTAAATGTAAGTGCCCTAATACAGTAAGTGACTTCCGTCCTATTGCATGCTGTAATGTCATTTATAAAACCGCCACTAAACTCATTTGTACAAGGTTGAAAGCAATTCATCCTGATATGATTGCACAAAACCAAGGTGGATTCATCTCTGGGAGGTTTATTGCCCATAACATCATGATTTGCCAGGACTTGATCAGACATTATGGAAGGGAAAAGGCCAAGGCTAGCTGTATGATTAAACTTGATCTTCAGAAGGCGTATGATACTCTTGATTGGGATTATTTGGAAGAAATTCTTCATGCATTTTAGTTCCCTGTGAAAGTTATCAAGCTGATCATGATATGTGTTCGAACTCCCAGGTTTTCACTCATGTTCAATGGTTCTCTGCATGGATATTTTGAAGGGAAACGGGGATTAAGACAGGGAGATCTGATGTCACCACTGCTCTTTGTTCTTGGTATGGAATATCTTTCAAGAATAATGATGAAGATTAGAGCTAAACAAGAGTTCAAGTTTCATGACAGATGTGCTGAACTCAAACTGAATCACCTGATATTTGCAGATGATGTTATACTATTTTGCCATGGTGATTATAAGAGTATTTACTATATGTTACATGGGCTTAAATTGTTTTCATGTACTTCTGGGCTGCAGCCGAATCCTAATAAATCAGCTATATACTGCTGTGGCATGGAGGACACTGAAATGCAACACATTCTTGATTGCTCGGGTTTCACCAAAAAAGAGGTACCTTTCAAATATTTAGGTATCCCTATTTGTGCgtgtaatatccgctaactccgaaagggtatttttgtaattttatttagctgagagtaatttttttttttattttattttacatatttatggatttaaatatgtatgggattatttttatgatgatataatatttgattttattggcatgtgcataatgcctaatagatatatatgtctcgatattgttatatgggcatattattattattattattattattattattattattattattattattattattattattattattattattatacgtattattattattattatacgtattattattattattattattattattattattattattattattattattattattgttattataaaCTGTTATACGAAGTTACTTACGCACGAACGGAACACACGAACCGCAcgcctattttggtggaatgggaatcgctccacttcggttcaatgcgatattttgcttgggtttaaacacgatagaaattaggttttaaactctattttcgttcacccaaaacagagaaccaacgagagagagagcacgtatacggcgtatacgataccgaaaatttttgtttcttcaagcggagtgaaacctgggtgaacgtgggggtttgggatcacttatatacgacctaaggaagctttttaacgtggtataaggggcggaagtcgtcgttttaagattcgccatttttgaagcttcaaagttgcggcttagttacggactcgaattcgaacgtgtttaagcttgttcttaggtcaagggaggttatatttgagtgcatgggaccctaaggattgtttttgacgtaagaaaacgaagctttaacgtccaaaacgaaaatccaaaattttggactccattaaagacggtacaccgccaacgaagaagacaaccccgatctgccttctccgaccacttttcttgatcgttttgaggtcctgagcattgtggagagcttccccaatcgaaaggacgcttcaagagcaatcggagacaaagttacactttaccggcgacgaaaccgacgagaacgcCGGCGACCGCGTTCTGACCGTTTCTGAggtgtttttcttagatatttttgtatattttgattccttattttattctaaggtgcttggtgaagtttcataattttctgaatttatttggaattattgtgaattatttagtataattcatagattaattatgaaaaatacttagattactcagaaaaatctaaatatattttatatgattagttatgagatataaactattacaaaattggtagattcgaatttcggttaattttgtatttttcatgaattatttgtgttatttattaaattaattatgaaaaatacttaggttgctcagaaaaatctagatttattttatatgatggactatgatatataaactattataaaattggtatattgaattttcaggcgattatgtatttttcatgaattattgatgttatttcttattttaattatgaaaaatacctaggttgcttagaaaattcaaagaaaattatttatgacttattacagattataaagtttattagaagagttagattcggtttttaatcaattttggtatttttcataaatttacttaattaatgcttaagttaattatgaaaaatagataagtgttgttaaaatagtaaaatgtatttttgaaataccatttactgtctatgatatcaaaaggaataggttttattatttattagttgttgtaggtatttattataattattggtgattaattaactatttatttggactttaataagaataaatggtattttagtaaattttacgtaaaaatgtgttgtatgaattcatgttttacgttaagaatgtttgtttgagtccatgcaatatgtttgtgtgaatcaaaataataaatgcttatgtttggtgtgtcatgcaagcgaaatggacctatgtgttacgtatttttacgtaagtttctgtatgagtttagagattcatacttgaatgtattttgagtgtattgttttgttaatgaatgtctaggatcttgttctcaacaaggaaattcggttaggtgctcgaggtagcaagtgtggtcttagcaactgaggtaagaagagtggacatctgtacacagggtgtatgttatgcatacaacttgggttggttgttatttaatttgatagtgttgtgatttccttatattttgtgagcatcattagcatgagaataatattagggtcttgctgcttctgtgagcataacacttgcaggttataacattatcatgggtgagtacaacttatgataattaattaccctgttggatgccaagtgtgagaataacacaaggcagggcagttcacctcatgtctgatcaacatgagtgtatagttgattatcgtatgtgagtataatgtgcgatATGAGACATGATTggtgcatgtgagaacaacatgcgttgtggatatatttatggaatgtgaattactgttgattaatattaaagagtaatttatgtcaagtaactagttaggagggttatgtcctacatagctcttcttaccgggcgttagctcacgggtactctgtgtgcaggtaagggtaaggccaagcagtgagattgaagagctcgaggcgtggaccgcatgttagggggctggcacagtattttgcttttaatgtttttaactgctaaacattttggaactattattttgacttaactagttcttatttaagtttacagtactaaaagtattttgttttaaacaatgagatctcatgcttagatatttttcaataaagaagtatttgattgtcttgatcttattaaattgttttatacggactatcctatgtgacacCTCGGGAAATCGGGAtgttacaatatggtatcagagcaatacggtcctaaagaatgtggttagccctaacatgtaaagttcaccgccatgagacgagctcgactcactgtactgtaagtggttattacttataattaagttgccttaaatttctgcatgcgagagggtaacattattttcatgtaaaattgatgatcaaaatgatcttgatgtgtattggtttgtgtggttcaggagtttagaaatgcctcctagaaggtcagttagagtgggtcgaggtcgaggtcgaggccaaggccaaggccgAGATGATGGAGGGATCAATGAACCACCTCAAGCACCACAGGGATGGGAAGAGCGCATTGCCGCACTGGAAGGAATCATTCATAGGCAGGATGAAGAACTTCGTCAGCTGAGACGTCAACCGGAGCCGCCAGTCCAAATAAGGCAAGATGCAGAAAATAGAGACCCACCAGCTGCAGTGGTATATCCTGCTACAGAGGCTAGACATGAGTTGTTAGCAGAGAGATTTCGGAAACAACACCCACCTGAGTTTGAGGGAGGCATAGACCCGGTAGTGGCTGAGGAGTGGATGAGTCGCATAGAAAGCATTTTGCAGATGCTAAGGGTGGATGGGAATGACCGAGTGAAGTGTGCATCTTACATGCTGAGGAAAGATGCTCGTATCTGgtgggaggtggtggaacaaacaaagaatgtagataccatgaactgggatgatttcaaaagggtcattaatgagaagtattataactcAGCAGTTCTAGCAGCAAAGGTCGATGAATTTACTGGGTTAGTCCAAGGGAGTCTTACTGTGactgagtatgcacaaaaatttgaTAGATTGGCAAAATTTGCTCCAGATCTGGTGCCTACTGATAGAGTGCGAGCACATCGATTTGTGGAAGGCCTGAAACCAATGGTTGCTCGAGATGTGGAAATTGTGTCAAGGGGTCAATTCAGCTATGCTCAAGTTGTCGAAATGGCTCTTACGGCTGAGCGGAGtgaaaacaaaatttggaaggaaaatgctgCCAGGAGAGAATCTAAGAAAGGTGGAGCCAATTCTAATGACCACAAGAAACGAGGACAGGACCAGTCCGGGCAGCCAAGTCAAGACAAGAGGTACAAAAGTGATAACGACCAACGATTTAATGGCAGCAGTGGGCGAAACATTCCAGAATGCCCTAAATGTACCAAACGTCATCTCGGCGAGTGTCGCGCAAAAGCATGCTACAAATGTGGAAAAGAAGGACACATCAAACGCAATTGCCCACTGTGGGGACAGACTGGGAACAGAGCAGAACCGAAGAAAGATGACAAGTATGTTCCAGCTAGAGTTTTTGCCATCACTCAAGCAGAAGCTGAGGCCAGTCCTTCGGTTGTATCAGGTCAGATTCTTATGGCCAACACCACTTGTAAAGTTTTATTTGATTCTGGTGCAACTCA is part of the Cannabis sativa cultivar Pink pepper isolate KNU-18-1 chromosome 5, ASM2916894v1, whole genome shotgun sequence genome and encodes:
- the LOC133038226 gene encoding uncharacterized protein LOC133038226 — protein: MWTTHPRYSKIVSGVWNQRIDGSKMFQIVTKLKLLKGAFKELNRQHFSNIQNATDEAKKELLETQLKLQSDPLNSDLIATEIAARMKYGQLLKGLNSFLHQKSKVSWIKNGDDNTAIFHASIKERRRSNSILSIEDQQGVRTDKANEISAAFLSFYQHLLVSKMEGRRKVNREVMMLGPLVSKEQSDLLLQEFSKEDVKKAIFAIPGIKAPGPNGYTSLSDFRPIACCNVIYKTATKLICTRLKAIHPDMIAQNQGGFISGRFIAHNIMICQDLIRHYGREKAKASCMIKLDLQKAFSLMFNGSLHGYFEGKRGLRQGDLMSPLLFVLGMEYLSRIMMKIRAKQEFKFHDRCAELKLNHLIFADDVILFCHGDYKSIYYMLHGLKLFSCTSGLQPNPNKSAIYCCGMEDTEMQHILDCSGFTKKEVPFKYLGIPICACNIR